Proteins encoded together in one Undibacterium sp. CCC3.4 window:
- a CDS encoding aldo/keto reductase: MEQRRIAQHQVTALGFGCMNLSHAYGVAPSAAAAERVLLRALDLGVTLFDTAALYGYGANEELVGRVLAGQRSRFTLASKCGIFQENGQRRIDGRPQTLRRTCEDSLRRLRTDVIDLYYLHRWDKSVPIEDSVGALADLVQAGKIVSIGLSEVSAVTLRRAQAVHPIAALQTEYSLWTRNPEIAVLEACRELDVALVAFSPLGRGFLTAQLPDVQAFEPNDIRRSMPRFSTAQVAANLPWHTELLALAAQVGCSAAQLSLAWLLTRGAHVIPIPGTTSLAHLEENLAAASLVLAPQVLSQLDALINERTVVAARYNPATQAEIDTEEFPVTVVPSRPT, encoded by the coding sequence ATGGAACAACGTCGCATCGCGCAACACCAGGTTACGGCCCTCGGTTTCGGTTGCATGAATCTCAGTCACGCTTACGGTGTGGCACCCTCGGCTGCCGCGGCTGAGCGGGTCTTGTTGCGGGCCTTGGATCTCGGGGTGACGCTGTTTGATACGGCGGCCTTGTACGGCTATGGTGCCAATGAAGAATTAGTCGGCCGCGTGCTGGCGGGGCAGCGCAGTCGCTTTACTTTGGCCAGTAAATGCGGAATTTTTCAAGAAAACGGTCAGCGTCGTATCGATGGGCGGCCGCAGACTTTGCGTCGTACTTGCGAAGACAGTCTGCGCCGTTTGCGTACCGATGTCATCGACTTGTACTACTTGCATCGCTGGGATAAGAGTGTGCCTATCGAAGACAGCGTCGGTGCGCTGGCCGATTTGGTGCAGGCCGGGAAAATCGTCAGCATCGGTTTGTCGGAAGTGTCGGCCGTCACTTTACGACGGGCTCAGGCGGTGCATCCGATTGCGGCGCTGCAGACCGAGTATTCTTTATGGACGCGTAACCCGGAAATCGCCGTGCTTGAGGCTTGTCGTGAACTCGATGTGGCCTTGGTCGCTTTCAGTCCGCTCGGGCGTGGTTTTCTGACGGCGCAGTTGCCTGATGTGCAGGCGTTTGAACCGAATGATATTCGTCGCAGCATGCCACGCTTCAGCACCGCACAGGTCGCCGCGAATTTGCCTTGGCATACAGAATTGCTGGCGCTGGCCGCACAAGTTGGCTGCAGCGCGGCGCAATTATCGCTGGCATGGTTACTGACGCGCGGCGCACATGTGATTCCGATTCCCGGTACCACCAGCCTGGCCCATTTGGAAGAAAACTTGGCGGCAGCCAGTTTGGTCTTGGCACCGCAAGTGCTGAGTCAACTCGATGCACTGATCAATGAGCGCACCGTGGTGGCGGCGCGTTACAACCCAGCCACTCAAGCAGAAATCGATACCGAAGAATTTCCTGTTACAGTGGTACCGTCGAGGCCGACTTAA